ttacctattggctattacttaATTCTTAATCGCTCGTGAACCGAGACAAGATCAAGTACTCCGTAGTCCGTTGGTTCGAGTTTATCGAATCCGGAATCACTCGACGACCACGTTAATACGTTattcaaaaatagaaatattttccgCGAGAAAAAAGTTGGCAGTGCAACTGAGTGGTTTTGACGCATTATTATTGTGGTTCGAAATCTATGACCTCAAAAATACCTCAttcgtatagacgtatagttataatttaatatttataatatattaaattaattattgctattaatgTATGCGTATAAGCACAGTGACGCAGTCAATGGGGGTtaagggggctatagccccctcCCCCTCAACCTTAGAATTTTATcaggattattaaaaaaattaagtgtaaataagacatattgtatttgtatttttctatgAGACTTAACCCCCATCCATACAAAATtcttggctacgccactgtataaCACATAAGCACCACAGAAGaaattaaatctattttgtGTAACAATACTGGAGCGCTTTCACAAACACATAAACTAAATAGGTACCAATCAATTTATGAAGCCCTCGATTTAAGacatacctaagtatatattttatagtagctagttaaatgataattcagttagtgcagtatattatattattattttaattatttagggtGGAAATTTTTCACAGGCCTACACACAGATAACATGTTAATACACCCCTGATcacaattgattaaataaagGTAGTAAGGTGTATCATTACACCTGggattgaaattaatttaatttattgcttGCATAATTGTATTTCCTTTCAAAAGCGATAATAGCAATATAGTATAAGCCATTAGACAAATGCACAATTGGAGacaattttgaatataacataatattatatttttttttcatgtgcatattattaaggattacaaagaattttttcatacattttcatCTCTAATAGATGATTAAGTAAAAACAATCTgttgtctatattttattttgtactattatttttgaaaaaaaaaaacattttgtacactttgtattaatttaatataatatatatttttatgtattgttacaaataatttatagtcaatTTAATTCCAAATGAAACAATCAATTGgtgtttatcaataataaaataaacaaatgacCAAActgtaaattgaaaaaaaattggaattgaattaaaacatttaaaattattagcgatgaattaaaaaaaaatttaatatgttagagaaaaaaatactattaatacaaGAAAGacttcatttttaattacagtaataaataataactctttattttttttttttttcatgaaagattctatttaattaatatttaaacactaTTCTCAATGACAGGCGGACAggcaataaaaacaaatacaagatacctaatatataaataaataatattgcattcaTACAAAAATACGCACTCGGAACAAAACGGACACTCGGAAACAACTTTaagattttttcatattataaacaaatattatatacaagttaaatatttaacaaatattatttgataatcaGTCAGTCATACGAGCCGAGTAAATGAGCTCAATCgatgtatactaatataaataaaaaaaaaatttctcacTTAACTTTAAAATCCGTACACTAGTAGGAATACGAATACAGAGTAGCACATTTACTCATACAGTTATACAAAATCACAGACACGTTTTGGTTCCATTTATACCGTAAAAATTACATAGGCACTAAATAAAGACAATCATACGAGAAGACAAACGATCAATAGAGCCTCAcgtttaaaatcatataatatattttacattgcaAAGGTCTTGATTTTTTGAAGTTCTTTCGCAGACCAACGGGCTAGACTTTTGGCAGTAACATCAGTGGATTGACGTCCTTTGTATAGAAGTTCATGTACTTCTCCATTGTCTAGAACCGGACATGCTTTAGCACCAAACGCTGTGCACAAGTCTCCGACAAGACCACAGCAACTCTTCAATATTCCTGGATGTGCATTAGGATCAGAGCAAATAGATATCATATATCGAACCATGAATGGCAAGTGTTGTTCCAGTAAATAAACATCCTGATTGGGTGTATATCCTTCACCTTTCAGCCCTTGTACAATACCAATATAAGCAGCCAATACACCTTCACGAAGTTCGTTTAAATAATCGACAATTTCTGCATCATTGGGATCTAACTGAAGTTGTGCTACTTGAACCAACGCATTCAAAACATGATCTAGGTACTTCTTGAATTCTGAGCCAATGCCAAGAGCTATATCTCCAAATGATGACAGAATTTGTGGTTTTAAGTTCCGGTTAACAGTATTGTTGCTTAATGTTTCAAAAAGTAAAGAAAAAATTTGATCGCAATACGGAGCTAAATCTTCACGGAGAGCTCGAGACAAATCGCCTACCAAACCAATGGCAGCTAAACATACCTGGAATTCCATATTATTTTGCAAACCAATAAATAAGTATGTTTTGAAATATTCCATGTACTTATTGAATCCTTTTCCAATATTTTCTATCAGAGGACTTATAGCCATTAATGCATCTTCTTGTAAACCACTATCTTTGCTAGTACTCAACATTACTAAAAGAGCATTCATAATGGCATCAGCAATTTTTTCTACATCTTCACCactcatttttcttataacacTTTGTAATGTTGCACATAACAGTCCTTGCATGTCCAAACAATCTTCATTCATGGATTGTAAATTGATTATTTGGTTCAACCGACTAAGTACGATTAATGTTGTACTTTTAACAGTTTCATAACAATCAGCAGGTGCACACTTGATCATATCCATAAGAGCTTCGTATGCAGCAGACCTCAAATTTGATCTCATACCATCACCCCTTTCAGTGGTTTCAAGTAGGCCTTGAACAATGTAATCAAAATATGGAGTCAAGACATTCATATCTTCTCCAGTGGCTTGTGCAAGACTACTAAAAGCCCAGCAAATGTTTGTGGCGACACGGGGTTCAGATTTAAGACCTTTAATAAATACTCCAAGTACATCGTTTAAACAAGAAgaattaatgattaaatctgGTACAAACTCAAATATGCGGCCAAATGTCCATGCAGATGTATCTTGAACGGCCACGCTAGAATCGTACATCAAATGTATAAGAACAGGAATGTTAGGTTCTAATAGACTTTTTAACGCATTCTGGTCTAGACCACCAAGAATTGATCCTAGTGTCATCACTGAAGCATCTCTAAAACGCCAATCTGGATTGCTGATATTACTATTTATGAATGGAATTACATGTTGAACAATATTGCTCTGACAACAAGTAGCTAGTAACATTATACAAACACCAGCTGATTTACATGGATTCcaatcatcatcatcgtcaccTTCTTCTTGTTTTGTAAGTTTTTCCATTAAAACAGGTATTATGAATTCCAATGCACCTTCAGCGTACAACATAAGTTTTTTGTCATTAGGTTGTTCTTGACATTGTCTTTCATACACAATTTCAGCCTCTTCTTCAGCAATACTAGACCAAAATTCAATACCCTGTAGTGCTTCTTCATCCAATTCTGATTTAATAGCATGTAGTGTAATTGGAAACAGTGTTGTCATATACAGTTCcatgtattcataatataaagaaaCAATTTTAACGAGACATTGAAGTGCAGCGACCTTAATTTGAGTTTCAGTTGATTGAGTTGCCTTACATACAACTTCCATTATGTAATCACGTTCATTTTTCTTTTCGAAATTTCCTTTTGTAAATTCCAAAGAATTATAAAGAGCAGTAGTGGCTGCCAAACAAACATGACTATTAGGTTGGGTCATTCCATGAACAATAGCCGTCAGAACAGTGTTGGACTCGGCCTTTAATACGTCACGGTCGGTCTCGGCACATATATAACCGATAGTCTCTAGAGAAGACTCTCTGAGAACGTCAGACGAGTTTGGATCAGTGACGTTTGCTGCTAACAAGGCAATAAGACCGGGCCAAAGGTTCAACGGTAACTCAATAATGGCGACGTTAGCAACGCACTGAGCAGCAGAACTAGGCCGACTCTCTGTGCCAAGTGCTTTGAATatgttttctttaataaaaagaCGGTCTTGTTCAGTGAAAGACAACCAACGCTGTTTCATCTGAACCTTAACCGCTTCATCTTTCGATGTAATGTGGTTTTTGATTTGAAGGCCGGCGGCGATGCGAGCGACCGGGTTGTTGACGGAATAAAGTAAGACATTAGATAAAGTTTTGAGAAAACCTGGGAGATTCGTTTGCGCTGCATGTTCCAAAAATTTCTGTATTTGATTCAATTCTTCTTTGTCGGTGGAAATCGTGCGCTCCAAAA
This portion of the Acyrthosiphon pisum isolate AL4f chromosome A1, pea_aphid_22Mar2018_4r6ur, whole genome shotgun sequence genome encodes:
- the LOC100158993 gene encoding importin subunit beta codes for the protein MSDEEVVQITSLLERTISTDKEELNQIQKFLEHAAQTNLPGFLKTLSNVLLYSVNNPVARIAAGLQIKNHITSKDEAVKVQMKQRWLSFTEQDRLFIKENIFKALGTESRPSSAAQCVANVAIIELPLNLWPGLIALLAANVTDPNSSDVLRESSLETIGYICAETDRDVLKAESNTVLTAIVHGMTQPNSHVCLAATTALYNSLEFTKGNFEKKNERDYIMEVVCKATQSTETQIKVAALQCLVKIVSLYYEYMELYMTTLFPITLHAIKSELDEEALQGIEFWSSIAEEEAEIVYERQCQEQPNDKKLMLYAEGALEFIIPVLMEKLTKQEEGDDDDDWNPCKSAGVCIMLLATCCQSNIVQHVIPFINSNISNPDWRFRDASVMTLGSILGGLDQNALKSLLEPNIPVLIHLMYDSSVAVQDTSAWTFGRIFEFVPDLIINSSCLNDVLGVFIKGLKSEPRVATNICWAFSSLAQATGEDMNVLTPYFDYIVQGLLETTERGDGMRSNLRSAAYEALMDMIKCAPADCYETVKSTTLIVLSRLNQIINLQSMNEDCLDMQGLLCATLQSVIRKMSGEDVEKIADAIMNALLVMLSTSKDSGLQEDALMAISPLIENIGKGFNKYMEYFKTYLFIGLQNNMEFQVCLAAIGLVGDLSRALREDLAPYCDQIFSLLFETLSNNTVNRNLKPQILSSFGDIALGIGSEFKKYLDHVLNALVQVAQLQLDPNDAEIVDYLNELREGVLAAYIGIVQGLKGEGYTPNQDVYLLEQHLPFMVRYMISICSDPNAHPGILKSCCGLVGDLCTAFGAKACPVLDNGEVHELLYKGRQSTDVTAKSLARWSAKELQKIKTFAM